In the Theobroma cacao cultivar B97-61/B2 chromosome 1, Criollo_cocoa_genome_V2, whole genome shotgun sequence genome, one interval contains:
- the LOC18611932 gene encoding lipase-like PAD4: MGTETSCENKFEMSETLATFLASTPLLEEAWRLCSIADTTFPGAYLVQQIGSVAYVAFSGRQPDSGSDQSCENPARLDAEDGGLFAPLYRHSEAEEPIKLHSGMLRLFLSMHQSLQIQIASLIGKVKSVVITGHSIGGTTASLSALWLLCQLQSMSFPIISVLCITFGSPLLGNEALHRSILRERWGGNFCHVVSKHDIMPRLLFADIVPNNISKIHTLINFWHHCMAAPHLTSLSSQLADEVKDIFHCVLKDLELLAQAEEPSDNVFWPFGSYVFCCQEGAICLDNVASVIKMMYLMLATGSPSCSIEDHLKYGDYVGKVSKHFLRARNFHEEDLPDSSYEAGVALALQSTELVIKEPVQDLYLSEQNSNLRKEVVIMAKDCLQMAQDGNKPNLTAANLAIKLSKIVPFRAEIEWYKACCDDADDQMGYYDAFKLKGRSKREYRVNMNRHKLAGFWNSVIHMLENNKLPQDFHRRGKWVNASQFYKLLVEPLDIADYYRAGKHRERGHYIKHGRERRYEIFDKWWRDRRVPEEENKRSKFASSTQDSCFWAKVEEAREWLDNVRSESDVKKRDLLWHNIDLFEQYSRKLIENKEVSIDVLAKNSSFSRWMEEWKELKSQVQQFPPRFPGFVDGEVVP; encoded by the exons ATGGGAACCGAAACTTCATG CGAGAACAAATTCGAAATGAGCGAGACGCTGGCAACGTTTCTTGCCTCGACTCCATTGTTGGAAGAGGCATGGAGGCTATGCAGCATCGCAGACACAACCTTTCCAGGGGCTTACCTGGTACAGCAGATTGGAAGCGTGGCCTACGTTGCGTTTTCTGGCAGACAACCCGATTCTGGATCAGACCAGAGCTGCGAAAATCCGGCGCGTTTGGATGCTGAAGACGGTGGCCTTTTCGCTCCCCTTTATCGTCATAGTGAAGCAGAGGAGCCCATCAAGTTGCACAGTGGAATGCTAAGGCTTTTTCTGTCAATGCATCAAAGTTTGCAAATCCAG ATTGCGTCGTTAATTGGAAAAGTGAAGTCGGTGGTGATCACAGGCCACTCCATAGGAGGAACAACAGCCTCTCTTTCAGCTCTATGGCTCCTCTGTCAGCTGCAGTCCATGTCTTTCCCGATAATATCGGTGCTATGCATCACATTCGGCTCTCCGTTGCTAGGAAACGAAGCCCTTCATCGATCAATTCTCCGCGAACGATGGGGTGGAAACTTTTGCCATGTTGTTTCAAAGCATGATATCATGCCCAGGCTACTCTTTGCTGACATAGTACCTAACAACATTTCCAAAATTCATACCCTGATAAATTTCTGGCACCATTGCATGGCTGCTCCACACCTTACAAGCCTTTCTTCCCAGCTAGCCGATGAGGTCAAAGATATTTTTCACTGTGTTTTAAAGGATTTGGAACTGTTAGCGCAAGCTGAAGAGCCATCAGACAATGTGTTTTGGCCATTTGGGAGCTATGTTTTCTGCTGCCAAGAAGGTGCCATTTGTCTAGATAATGTGGCATCTGTCATTAAGATGATGTATCTGATGCTGGCAACGGGTTCACCAAGTTGTAGCATTGAGGATCATCTCAAGTATGGAGATTATGTTGGGAAAGTTTCTAAACACTTTTTGAGGGCTAGAAACTTTCATGAAGAGGATCTTCCTGATTCTAGCTATGAAGCTGGAGTGGCATTGGCATTGCAGTCCACAGAACTAGTTATCAAG GAACCAGTTCAAGACCTGTACCTTTCTGAACAAAACTCAAACCTGAGGAAAGAAGTTGTAATTATGGCCAAGGACTGTCTACAAATGGCGCAAGATGGTAATAAGCCAAACCTGACGGCAGCCAATCTAGCAATAAAATTGTCCAAGATAGTACCTTTCAGAGCTGAAATTGAGTGGTACAAAGCCTGCTGCGACGATGCTGATGATCAAATGGGTTACTATGATGCCTTCAAGCTTAAGGGGCGCTCAAAAAGAGAGTACAGAGTCAACATGAACCGCCATAAGCTTGCGGGTTTCTGGAATAGTGTAATCCACATGTTGGAAAACAACAAGCTGCCTCAGGATTTTCACAGAAGGGGAAAGTGGGTAAACGCTTCCCAATTCTATAAGCTTCTTGTGGAGCCATTGGACATCGCCGACTACTACCGAGCAGGGAAGCACCGCGAACGTGGCCATTACATTAAGCATGGAAGGGAAAGGAggtatgaaatttttgataagTGGTGGAGGGACAGAAGAGTTCCGGAGGAAGAGAACAAGAGGAGCAAATTCGCCAGCTCGACCCAAGATTCATGCTTTTGGGCTAAAGTAGAAGAAGCCAGGGAGTGGCTAGATAATGTCAGGAGTGAGAGTGATGTAAAGAAGCGAGATCTGTTGTGGCACAACATTGATTTGTTTGAACAATATTCGAGGAAGTTGATTGAGAATAAAGAGGTCTCTATAGATGTTTTAGCAAAAAATTCAAGCTTCAGTCGGTGGATGGAAGAGTGGAAGGAATTGAAGTCACAGGTTCAGCAATTCCCTCCCAGGTTTCCAGGTTTTGTGGATGGGGAGGTAGTTCCTTAG
- the LOC18611930 gene encoding lipase-like PAD4, translating into MSEMLATFLASTPLLEEAWRLCSIADTTFPGAYLVQQIGSVAYVAFSGRQADPGSDQSRENPARLDAEDGGLFAPLYREAEKPIRVHSGMLRLFLSMYQSLQIQFASLIGKVKSVVITGHSIGGTTASLSALWLLCYLQSMSSPITSVLCITFGSPLLGNEALHRSILRERWGGNFCHVVSKHDIMPRLLFADVVPNHISKIHALISFSHHCMAAPHLVVASLSSQLVDDVEDIFHCVLKDLELLAQAEEPSENVFWPFGSYVFCCQEGAICLDYAASVMKMMYLMLATGSPSCSIEDHLKYGDYVGKVSKHFLRARNFQEEDLPDSSYEAGVALALQSTELVIKEPVEDLCLSVQNSNLTKEVAIRAKDCLQMARDGNKPTLIAANLATKLSKIVPFRIEIEWYKFYCDEADDQMGYYDSFKLKARWKRESRINMNRYKLAVFWNSVIDMLENKKLPHDFHRRGKWVNASQFYKLLVEPLDIADYYRAGKHRERGHYITHGRERRYEFFDKWWRDRGIPEEENKRSKFANFTQDSCFWAKVEEAREWLDNVRSESDVKKRDLLWRKIDLFEQYARKLIENKEISEDVLAKNSSFSRWMEDWKELKS; encoded by the exons atgagcGAGATGCTGGCAACGTTTCTTGCCTCGACTCCATTGTTGGAAGAGGCATGGAGGCTATGCAGCATCGCAGACACAACCTTTCCAGGGGCTTACCTGGTGCAGCAGATTGGAAGCGTCGCCTACGTTGCTTTTTCTGGCAGACAAGCGGATCCTGGGTCAGACCAGAGCCGCGAAAATCCGGCGCGTTTGGATGCTGAAGACGGTGGCCTTTTCGCTCCCCTTTATCGTGAAGCAGAGAAGCCCATCAGGGTGCATAGTGGAATGTTAAGGCTTTTCCTGTCAATGTATCAAAGTTTGCAAATCCAG TTTGCGTCGTTAATAGGAAAAGTGAAGTCAGTAGTGATCACAGGCCACTCCATAGGAGGAACAACAGCCTCTCTTTCAGCTCTATGGCTCCTCTGTTATCTGCAGTCCATGTCTTCTCCAATAACGTCGGTGCTATGCATCACATTCGGCTCTCCGTTGCTAGGAAACGAAGCCCTTCATCGATCAATTCTCCGAGAACGATGGGGTGGAAACTTTTGCCATGTCGTTTCAAAGCATGATATCATGCCCAGGCTACTCTTTGCAGATGTAGTACCTAACCACATTTCCAAAATACATGCCCTGATAAGTTTCTCTCACCATTGCATGGCTGCTCCACACCTGGTTGTTGCAAGCCTTTCTTCTCAGCTAGTCGATGATGTAGAAGATATTTTTCACTGTGTTTTAAAGGACTTGGAACTGTTAGCGCAAGCTGAAGAGCCATCAGAGAATGTGTTTTGGCCATTTGGGAGCTATGTTTTCTGCTGCCAAGAAGGTGCCATTTGCCTCGATTATGCGGCATCTGTTATGAAGATGATGTATCTGATGCTGGCAACGGGTTCACCAAGTTGTAGCATTGAGGATCATCTCAAGTATGGAGATTATGTTGGGAAAGTTTCTAAACACTTTTTGAGGGCTAGAAACTTTCAGGAAGAGGATCTTCCTGATTCTAGCTATGAAGCTGGAGTGGCATTGGCATTGCAGTCCACAGAACTAGTTATCAAG GAACCAGTTGAAGACCTGTGCCTTTCTGTACAAAACTCAAACCTGACAAAAGAAGTTGCAATTAGGGCCAAGGACTGTCTACAAATGGCTCGTGATGGTAATAAGCCAACCCTGATTGCAGCCAATCTAGCAACAAAATTGTCCAAGATAGTACCTTTCAGAATTGAAATTGAGTGGTACAAATTCTACTGCGATGAGGCTGATGATCAAATGGGTTACTATGATTCCTTCAAGCTTAAGGCGCGCTGGAAAAGAGAGTCCAGAATCAACATGAACCGCTATAAGCTTGCTGTTTTCTGGAATAGTGTAATCGATATGTTGGAAAACAAGAAGCTGCCTCACGATTTTCACAGAAGGGGAAAGTGGGTAAACGCTTCCCAATTCTATAAGCTTCTTGTGGAACCATTGGATATCGCAGACTACTACCGAGCAGGGAAGCATCGCGAACGTGGCCATTACATTACGCATGGGAGGGAAAGGAGGTATGAATTTTTTGATAAGTGGTGGAGGGACAGAGGCATTCCGGAGGAAGAGAACAAAAGGAGCAAATTTGCCAACTTCACCCAAGATTCATGCTTTTGGGCTAAGGTGGAAGAAGCTAGGGAGTGGCTAGATAATGTCAGAAGTGAGAGTGATGTAAAGAAGCGAGATCTGTTGTGGCGCAAGATTGACTTGTTTGAACAATATGCGAGGAAGTTGATTGAGAATAAGGAGATCTCTGAAGATGTATTAGCAAAAAATTCTAGCTTCAGTCGGTGGATGGAAGACTGGAAAGAACTGAAATCATAG